Sequence from the Hoplias malabaricus isolate fHopMal1 chromosome 10, fHopMal1.hap1, whole genome shotgun sequence genome:
AGAAAGTTCAGAAAGTACCAGGAAGCCTAGAGCTCCTCCACAATCACATAGTACCCCTAGACAACAGTGAGTGAAACTAATACCAGAATCAGGAAATGCACATACAGATGAGTGAATAATTAATGTGAATCTATATTTGTGATTGGAGAATTTAATCAGAGTATTATAACCTAATTCTTCCAATCTAAAAGTATTTGGTAACACTTAAATATAGACGTTCATTCATAAGTCTCTAATGTCAACTAAATAAGCTTTTACAGATGCTTATAGGCCTATGAAAGTCTTATGTAGGTATCTTGTAGCCGTATGGACAAACAACTCCAGTAAATTTCCATTACAATGGGATGCTCCACATAATCCCAAGGTCCCTGAGTTAAGTGACCTGCAGACATTATTCGAGTTTGTTacacaaatgtatttacatttttttattaagataTATTAAAAACTAGCCTAGCAGCacagtgacgcagcaggtagtgtcgcatttgcacagctccaggggcctggaggttgtgggttcgattcctgctccgggtgattgtctgtgaggagtgtggtgtgttctccctgtgtctgcgtgggtttccaccgggtgactgtctgtgaggagttggtgtgttctcactgtgtccgcatgggtttcctccgggtgactgtctgtgaggagttggtgtgttctccctgtgtctgcgtgggtttcctccgggtgactgtctgtgaggagttggtgtgttctcactgtgtctgcgtgggtttcctccgggtgattatctgtgaggagttggtgtgttctccctgtgtctgcgtgggtttcctccgggtgctccggtttcctcccacagtccaaaaacacacgttggtaggtggattggcgactcaaaagtgtccgtaggtgtgagtgtgtgagtgaatgtgtgagtgtgtctgtgttgccctgtgaaggactggcgtcccctccagggtgtattcctgccttgcgcccaatgattccaggtaggctctggacccaccgcaaccctgaactggataagcgcttagagataatgaatgaatgaaaaactagCCTAAGCCCAATGCTGGCTTTGGTCAGACTCTGATGTTAGACttgttctccttttttttcccagCTCCTGTCTCCTTCGCTTTACCCTCAGATGTCTTCGAAGACGACGTCTCCTCCTGCGCCTCTGCGTCTCCCGAGCAACTCGGGATCCACCAGTCCCCGGgcttctcctcttcctcaccTGGGCTCAGCAGTGACCAATCACTGAGTGATGTGTCTCCTGTGTCCACGCCAGTCAACCACAGCCCAGGCAGCATCCAGGTATTTCACAGTTAAGGTCAAGTCCAGGGTTTttaattaacattcattcatattacTGTGGTTactctttttttattctttcatttaaaCTAATAAGGTGGAGGTTGGTGGCCTCAGTGTTATTCAGTgatgaaaactttaaaaataacattttaatccaCTGTTAATTTTTCCCAGCAGCAGTGTAGTTTAGCGCTGTTTCCCGCTGATGGATTGGGGTCTGTGGCTCTGACTGTGAATGGGGCAAACTCCACAGCAATGACTGGGAGACCCAAAGGAGTTTTTATATCCTCACAGACAACACCCCTGCTGCCAAAGGTAAACACATGCACAAATTACCTGAAATGCCTCCTAAAGCCAAATTCCATTTAAAACTATCTAGGGATCCACAGCGCATTGCTATTATAATGCACTTGTAGCAATCAACCACTTCAAATATGTGTTGGTTTAAAGTCTGATttggtgttctcctctgagcgtgtaaAGCTTCAATGGCACAGTGCTATTTACCATTAGCCTTTGTTCTtcatttttacaattttttctttctattttctaTTTCCTCCTTATCTTTcagacagctcagcccctcacTCAACCATCTCACCTGGCCCTGGGGggctccctctcttcctcccgCCCCCCTCGGCCCCGGAAAACCCGCGAATGTAAGCCCAAAATGAGAAAGCTGAAGTACCACCAGTACATCCCTCCAGACCAAAGGGTCGGGAGTGGGGGTGGGGCTAACAGTAGTGCACAGAAGAGCAGCAGTGTTCAGGTTCCACCTATTGACCCAGCCCACAACCACCAACTCCAACAGCAGCAGATTTTCCTACAACTGCAGATCCTCAACCAGCAGCAACAGCTCACCTTGGCAACCAGGTACATTCAAATAACTTCTGAATGAAACCTTGTGTCTCCGGTTTATATCTGTATCATGACTGAAACAGCCAACTGACTTTTGTATttagtaaaacataaaatataaaaaatggacCAATGGAATTGCTCCAATATACTTGGAAATACTTTCTATTAACTTTCATATTACGGAAAAATAATATGTACTCGATTACAACATGCTTTTTGTGTGTCCAATCAGCAGTGAGAACCAGATAGTAGGCTTTTCTGGATCTGTGCCAGGTTGCCCTCAGCCCATTGCCCCGGCAACAAACCCCACACTCCAAGAAACAAGCCCCACCCACAAACCGGAACTACTTCCCCCAAACCTCGATGACTTAACGGTAAGACAAACGCTGTGTACGAAACTGCCATATTCagtatacagtgcactattttggggttctgccattttgtagtagtgtccaaatacatagtggacaattttcagtgcacccAAACAATCCCAAAATGCACCACAAGAATTAATGTGCAACCCATGTACATTAATTGTTAACAGACACCAATAAACCAGTGCATTCTTTGGTAAAAATTACATAGTCTCTAAATTCATTCACTACCCTATTTACATATCACTTAACACTAGCTATGAATGAGTAACTACAGCCCAAATGTTCTTATTTTGCCTGGATTTATACAGAACATTATTTAGTAGAGATGGGGACTGAAGTACTTAATTTACTGACTCACATCTAAACTCAGACTTCGGATGGAGCATTTTCCCGTATTTATGTAtttgcaattttcttttttgttttcagaaatCAGATAATGGTTTGTTTCCCGTTTTCCATTTGAAAACAAAAGCTGGATGACTTGGCAGTTCCCCACTTTTCGTTTACACGTTAAAAAATAGGAATAGATTTCAgaaactgggcggcacggtggcgcagcagatagtgtcacagtcacacagctccaggggcctggaggttgtgggttcgattcccgctctgggtgactgtctgtgaggagtgtggtgtgttctccctgtgtctgcgtgggtttcctctgggtgactgtctgtgaggagttggtgtgttctccctgtgtctgcgtgggtttcctccaggtgactgtctgtgaggagtgtggtgtgttctccctgtgtctgcgttggtttcctccgggtgactgtctgtgaggagttggtgtgttctccctgtgtctgcgtgggtttcctccgggtgactgtctgtgaggagtgtggtgtgttctccctgtgtctgcgttggtttcctccgggtgactgtctgtgaggagttggtgtgttctccctgtgtctgcgtgggtttcctccgggtgactgtctgtgaggagttggtgtgttctccctgtgtctgcgtgggtttcctccgggtgctctggttttctcccacagttcaaaaacacacgttgataggtggattggcgactcaaaagtgtgtgtgtgtgtgtgtgtgtattttgccctgtgaaggactggcgccccctccagggtgtattcctgccttgcgcccaatgattccaggtagactctagacccaccgcgaccctgaactggataagagttacagataatgaatgaatgaatgaatgatttcagaAACTTGAATGGCCAAATGTTACGGGTACCTCCATTCCAACCCTCAATAGGATGCTGCCCAGTCATACACTGATATATACTGGATTATGACAATCATGAGATTTATCTGACATagctattttgttttttatatgtatttcaCAGGTCTCAGAACTTCGTCAGCAGCTCCGAAAGCGTGGGCTCCCCGTCTCTGGCACAAAACCCGCTCTATTAGAGAGACTCCGTCCCTTTCAGATGCCCCGCCACCAGCTAAGCCCAACTCCTTTGTGTCCGATGTCTTGCCCCCTCTTGAGTCCCACCCCTCTGTGCCAGATGGAGGGGACTCTGGATCCTTCTCATCCTCCAAGTTTAGGCATCTCTTGTGCGGATGCTTCCTCCAGTCCTTCCCACCTTTTCGTCCAGCCTACAGTTCTAGGGGAACCAGGTGTTACTGGGGTCACGTATCTGACCTCGCCGGCTTCGTCTGCTGGATCCAGCCCAAACCTGCCGGCCCCTTCACCTCCGCTGTCCTCTGGCACCCTCTGGAGGTCAGAACAGGCAGCGGAGGAACTGAGCGTGGAGTTGGAGATGAGGGAGAGGATCCGGAGTAGACCCAGAGGAGAGAAAGCTCTGGAGAAAATCAAACAGGTGCCTAACTTAAAGGCTTCTAGCAAAAAATCATTATGGAAGGAATAAATCACTATTTGTagtaaaacaaacatgaaatcAAGAATCATATTTCAAAATTCATAGTGCCTtgggtgtcagtataatggatTTATGgtttcataatgtgaagaaTAATCAGTGGTGGAAACTGCTTAGAATATGAATTTTGTAAAATTGAGTTGTATTTGTGTGAAAGGACTGAGCCAACCGGGTCCATGTATCTTTACATTGGTTTATATATTCTACCTCAGTTTGAATATTGAAGTTTATCGTTCTTAAAATTAAGGGACTCTTATTTCAACAGAAATTCGTTTGTGGAAAACATGGGATCATGGAGAGTGAACAGTGTGGAGTTATTGTGTTAATCCCGCCCACActcataaataaaatgaagaattTTTTGTTAACTTTTCTTATAATATATGATACTGATTTAAGGATTTCTGTTTTCTGGACAATATTTACCAGAAACTGCTGAAATGTTTATAATTTTGCACTCTTTCAGCAATGTGGCGGTTCCCTTCATCCCTTCCTGCAACAGGACCCGGGATCCAAAGGGAAAGCTGATACTGAAAGACAGGAAATACTGCTCACACAGGTGAGGACAACTGGTGTAAACTACTGTGTTTCTTGCGGCAGAATCTAGACAGATTTAGCAAACAAGCTTTCCCGTGGGTTAGGATTTCAGAAGCTGAACTGAAAGCCATATATGAATAAGTTCCAGTGAAATTAACTGAATTTAGTGAATATACAATATTCTAGAACTTTCTGGAAGATATAGATagatgactgaatgaataaggACATGAACTATAGTGTGAGCTGGTTTGAGTCAAATTGAAAATATTAGCAGCTCTGTGTGAGGACTTTTACTGAAAGATTCACTGTAAAACTGCAcaatagaaaaaaattatatatcaaTGTCAAATAAAACAACCTTGAACAAGTTTCAAATATCTGTATCAGTTTTAGCTTATTATTAAAATGCTATTAGAATTAGCATAAGCAGAAATTAGCATTTTCAAATGGTGGTTCTTGACCACTGCACTTTCACTGCTCCATAGTGGAGGTGTGCAGCAGTGGGTGCGATCTAAAATAGCAGAAAGGACTAATTCTTTGGCCTGTAGTGCATGTTGAGTATTCTCTTTAGATGCTGAAGATAGTTCTTAAACTGATAAATCTCCACTTGCCGCATCAGCAGGTATTCTCCTGTCAGCCGTGCGATTCTATTGGCCAGGATTTCGAGCTCCCCGTCCAAATCACAGCAAGCCCAGAGCAAGCCTCGTCCCCTGCTGGACGCAGCCTAGAGGAGCTCCTGCAGGAGGCCATTCAAAAAGTacaggtgtgtatttgtgtgtgtgtttgagagacaCTAGAGGAGAGAAAACATTGTTCTAGAGAGTAAATGTCCTTAGATATGTCCTTGATATCTTAGGTTTGGGGTGTGCTTATGGTAAATAATGAATTCTCATAATTGTATACTTCTGTTCTTATTAGATGGACCCAAGTGAGTCCATAGATGACATTTTGGAGGATCCTGTCAGCTGCTCTGGTGAGTTTCACATCCAgctaaatgttaaatataaaccATGCCATGAATCCAAGGTAATGCCACTGCCATTCGTATCTCAAGGTATTGGGTTTGATCCTTCTGAGATAAAAGACACATTTCGATGAATAGAGTCTTAATATAGGCGCTTATAGCTCAGTTACACTGGCAAGTGTTGTGTGGGCCCAATGACATGAGCCAGGCTTGACTAGATTTGTGTTGTGTGGGCCAGACGTCGGCCAAATGTCGATATATTGCCCACGTAAAGTGAAGCTGTAGTTGAGTTGAGGTAGCTAGACTCATCCTGAGCCAACAATGTCATTCCAGGTCAAATGTGGGCCATTCGAGAACTGCAAATGTGCCACATGTGGGCCACATTCGGGCCAAATACAGGGTGAATCAAAAGTGGCAGGACACACTTTTATCTGAATATTCCAGGAAGTAATAGGTGAGGGGGCCTGTCTTTTAGGCTGTCTGAAATATGggcgccatcttgaaagccgccatattggatcaagggcatcTTGAAAGCCGGTATTCTTTTCTACCTGGGTTGCCTTGGGcctgtgttgtccctgtgtctgcgtgggtttcttctgggtgctctaggctcctcccacagtccaaaaacacacgtttgcaGTGTGTGAAGACCTGCGATGGGCTGGCACCcagtccaaggtgtgttcctgccttgtgcccaaagaTTTTGAACAACAATGACCCTCACCTAGACGTAGTGGTtacagaatttgaataaatcaatgagtgagtgaatgttccattgaaattaaaaatgttttaactaGATTCCATGCACTTAACACTGACACCAAAATTTTCACATTCTTGCAGGACACAGCTAAAAATGTACTCCTCATTTAATCCTTGAAGTTATATTTGTCACTGTTCTGTCTGCAAAAAAACCCAAGGAGCTAATTTGTAATtcacttactcattcattctcttGCATTCAACATTTACTATTCTGTGTTTCACATCATTTAAGCTGTATTTCCTTCGTTTTCCAGACAATGCTCCAAACAATTTGGATGTCCAGACTTCTGACATGATTGTGGTCTTGACCTCATCTTCTCCCCAACCTCCCACTGAGCGCAGCTCTAAAGATGAGGACCGCATCCTGTCTGCGTCTCCGCTGTGCTCCTCGCTTTTGCTAGAGCTTCCCCAGTCCCCTGTGAGCGTCTGTAACTCCGCCCTTCCTCGACCTCTCCCTCCCCCCATGTGCAGCACCCCGCCCTTCCGGGCTGCCTCCAGGAAACGGAGGTCCGTGGCCCCGGCCTTTGATGCCGCTGATTGGCTGGAATCTCTAAGCTGTGGGCTCCAGCCCCTCACTCCACCGGCGGCCCCTTTCCTTGAGAGTGACTTCGGCCTTGACTCTGATCTTAGCGTCAACAGGGTCCTCGACCTGATTGTGGAGCAGTGgtgaaataaattattaaaaaaaatccctcaGAACATTCTCTGCCCTGAAAACAAATCTGTCTacactgttggtttcacacacacacacacaaacacactggatTTTTGTGGATGCTGGAGCCAACATCTCAGACCAAACTAAATTATGTTTAGCAGCCAAATTTTGCTTCATAATTTTACACTGAAGGCTAATATTGGTAACATGTAATGGAAGTTATTAGCCTGCTTTGCTAATGGGTTTTATACTTGTCTAGATGACACCAAATTTaatcacacatatatatgtgtgtgtcagcCAGTATCTAATTTAGACATGCAGTTAGCACAATGCTAACTGCTCGTACCTCTAGAACTGAGGAAGCAAACTCTAGACAAAGCAGTCTAAAAAGCTTGGCTGATTGGTTGAGAAGAAAGACACATAAATGCAGTCACTTTAAGGTGAATTCAGTTTGAAACTGCTCTGACAGCTgtggtcaaatgacatgtttggttgattttatgtaaaaaatatgtGCGCTCACCCTCAAGAGCACACATCCTCTTTAAAGCATGTGTGTCAGCATataatactgacacctagtgacctggatgagtcagagattctgtactaatgTACTAAACAACCGGggaacctgctctgtggagcataaacttgTTCATTCAGGAACTACAAAGCTATTGGATTCTCCTGTGAGttgcactttatagaaaaaaaaatatcaacaaaatatttcatttgacCGGGGGTGTACACACAGCCATATACTGAGACAAATATCTcaaggcatgtgtgtgtgttagtgtgtgtgagtgtgtgtgcgtatgtgtgtgtaattggaTGCCTGATGTGTAATTACCCAGTTTTCAGATGCCGTCTCCCTGGAGAGGtgacccccctcctccccccgttttcttcattctttcatccatccattttattttatactcatccatccatctctGTCCACTGATGTGACCAAacagactctctctctatctaagCAAtgtcgagagagagaaagagagagcgtaTGAGAGACATCTGCAAGAGCATATACACTGAATATGTGtaaagtataaaataaatatatgtcttttttttttttttattcctgtaCACTGCACACTCTGTCTCAGCACCAGACGAAGCGTCGGTGTctgggagagagtgtgtttgtcgACAGGAGCTTAAggaaaacgtgtgtgtgtgtgttcacagggaAGTGTATGCGCTCCCTGTGAGTGTATGCTTTTTTTCTGGCTGCTTTTTCATACACAATTGTATGGAGCCCTGGAGGGACTATTTTGAGGAAATGTTTTGCAGTCTGCACACATTTTCTCTGCTTCTTAATTTGAGGCCACAAGTTGCAAATTGTTCTCtcaatttcttttgttttcattaatttaatttgtaaaataagTTACACATCTCTGTCTTGGTTTCCCTGATttgtaaatgtgtattttttattgtgtgCATCAGCACAAGAACATGTCAACTACTTTTAAAAACACCGGAGGCCCCTCCCCCCAAAACAGTCATGTGATTATGAAGTTATGGGACAGGAGTAAGAAACTGTGGCTACAAATTAAGAAATCATGTCGATAAATGGAAAACCGTTCTTTCAGGATAGCAGCCTGGAGTCGATGTGTAAATTTAGTTCATGACCACATGGGTCCCTTTATCTACACAGTTTTACATTCACTGTGAATCAGGGGCCTAATGTATTCGATTGCACTTGTTTCCATGAGTGTAATGTGGAGCACAGTTATTTTccccattaaaaaaacaacaaaaaaacacaaattcatCCTGGTTTCGGAAAAAGGCCTTAATGGCTTTTTTATAAGCACTCAGCCAACAATCATCAAAAAAAACTCAGctcaaaaatgcaaaaatggcttctttaaaacatgccaaGTGAAGGGAAATGTGAAATGTCTTTACGTAGTTTCTGACTGCTCCAAAGGACAGAAAACACCTGCCTCAGGACGATGGCATTGAGCCCAAAATCCACTCCTGTTTCAGCTTATCGCATTAAACATGGGATGAAAGGGGAACAATTATTTCAGAGCAGTTTTTAGAGGCAAAGACTTTCCATCAGTTTCTTCATCTCCAGCAAACatggggacttttattttgctaGTTCTGTCCAGGCCAATTTATTGTGTCTAGCTTTAaagtatttaaatacattaaataaatactttcaaAGGTGAAATAAACCATATTTACCAATTGTCCCAAGACAAGATAACATTGAGTTAACTTTTGTATGCTCCTTAGAGTGTGTCCCCCAAATGGGGGCGGCCATGTTGAGTATCTCATGTATCAAGGCAACTAGGACTCACTATAACGGCTGTTTCATAATGTGAGGCAGAATCGCTGGAGAGGCGGACTGACGTAGCCACTGTGCACTATTCCACTTATAAAGGCCTCAGTTTTGTTGGTGCTGGACGGTGTGTATGATAATCAGCCCTCTGTCCAAAATACGAAGGTGTGAGGTGCTGGAGAATCACAGCATCTTTGTTCATGGCCCGCTGACAGAAGATGGATTGGGGTCTAGACCTGGGGAACTCTGTTCCTTTACTGTTCGTTTTGCTTTAAATTTACTTTCTCATGTCAGTGAGCAACCACCACcctaaaatctgtttatttatcaGTATATTTATTGAGTAAATGATCAAAATCTGACAGCAGTTCCTGTTTGTAActatgaaaaaagaaaaattaaagtCTTAATTGATTTTTCCCATCTGCTTTCATTTGTCTTGCATTTTGTTATTTGCAATTAACATCGTCAGGAAAAACCCTCACGCCTCGGACTGACCATCTGGAGCATCCAAATGCAGTGCTTTTATTATGGAAAGCAAGAGCGATatactgtgtaaacactgttaATATCAGAGTTTCAGATGTCCATATGTGTATATGGAATCTAAGATGCATTAACAGCCTGGATTCAGGATGGTTGTTATGTTCGAAATGATCACAGCAGCGTAGCTCTAGCCACTCTACAGCAGTTTCTATCCACACATTCATTACACTTACAGCaacagagctcatttaaatatatcagtaatgtACCTtggtgcatcttttaaggtggaatggtatgtttgaaaaAGAAATATACTGTAGCTTGTTTGTGCTTGAAGTTGAACCTGTCTGtgtttttatccactgtttgatttaccacagaaactcatttgagttgtttagttttgtagcatttataCGACTGTATGCGTTTACTCTCAAGCAGTTAGCGGCCTCCAGAATTTGGAGTCAATTCCCCCTTAAGTAAAATAAGAGTAACAGCACAAATATGTCAGTTTCACtgaactatggagcaggaatatgacaatatcctcatctctttccaTGCTTTCAGCTATTGTCCAGCTCTCTAAACAAAGTTGAAGTTAGTTAGAAAAGTGAAAGGTGAATAGATGTTTATAAAATTTGGTAACAAGTGATTTGTGGTCAGAACAAGTATTTTGTGCTAAATTTGGATCAAATCAGACCAAAAACAACCCAAATATTCACTGTTTTTTGTGCTTAATAAAGGCCATGTTGGACTGACCTGATTTAGCCCAAGTCCAATGTCTATATGACATTCAGCGTTTGGTGGGAAATATGCCTTTATTAATCAAGATTTTGCCCCACTTTTCTGCCCCAACAGCCTTTATTCTTCTAGGAAGTTTTTACTTCTAGATGTTGGAAGATTACTGCGAGGATTTGACTAAATTTAACCACAAACAGCAGGTGCTAACGTAAAATGATTGTCCTCACTACAGCTTGTGTCAAAGCTATTGAATGGAGctcaaacacagttccactgcttcaaaaCCCAAAGCATCAGGCATGGTGACATTAGACTCATTAGTGACAgagtttcatgcttttctataaaGATTATACAAACGGTGTGCACAAAATTGACACTTAAAATAGATTAACTTTCtctttttaaggtgtgtgtgtgtgtgtgtgtatatatatatatatatatatatatatagtccaaAATTCTCTGGATGTAAAATCTAGAGGTGCTTCAGATGCCAACCGAGTGTTACACATAGACGACGGATGGCAAAAATAAAATGGGGTACGTCTGGTGTGAAATGATCTAAGGTAGTCATGGTGTCTCTGAGCTTTCATCTTGGATTCCTGCCCCTCAGGCCTTCAGCTATGATTTCAGAGCACATAACATTTCTGGAGAGTCAGGGACCAGGCTTTTTATTCAGCAGGTTTCACAATCTATCAGAttttacacctctctctctctctccctctctctctctagagtGGACATGCAGCTGTGGTCACTTTGCCACACTCATGGGACGTCATGAAATTACACCAACCAGCCGATTTCCCATAATCACTTAATTTGAGCTGGATATTTCATTAAAGGAATACTCCAGTGTTCTTTCACCTAATCTCCATCTGCTGCAGCTGTAGTGTACCATCCATCATCACcaacaacattttaaaagtgcTTCCATGTACTTAGACAACAAACCTGTTTACTTGAATCTTACTGATTATAGTCAGCAGTACACCCATATAAGGGATTCTAGAAAAGAAGAAGACCTTAGTTGGattactgaaaataatcactgcTATTTTGCCTGTGATTAACAAAGCGGTTTAAAACCTGTTGATTTTTCAGTCACAAATTAATAGTCGTTTCAGATTTGTTTGAGCCTTGTCTGCTTTTTACAGACAAGTCCAGTTACAGAAGATAAGCCCGTGGTTACTTTAACCTAGAGATAAAAACATGTTACTGTCCCTTTAAGAGAACGATGCGATATGAGGAGTAATGGGTTAATTACTATATTAACATAACCCCGCCTTTGGGCACGTAGGCACCGCTGAGACAAGAAGCCAGAACATACCGAACAGAAATAGAATATATTAGCGAATAATCTTAGTATGGAGCTAGTGTAGACAGATACCTATTTTTTTCATCTCCAGTTGTCTATACGGATACCGTATTGCGAGGGAAAATTTATAAAATGGGGTTAGGTGAGTTTTACAAGAGTCCTAATGATTAAAACCTACATGTTACAAGCCCAAACCTTAATATACAAAGATAAATGTAAGATATTTCATCTTAAAGTTTCGAAATGGGTTTtagaattctttttttttttccctgttacAAGAAAATGTGGTTGAGTTGTGAATGTTTCTTGTGTTAAAACCGGAATTGCTTATGCTAGCtatcagtctttcccctaattccggccactgccgtatatggtgtagttccgctctctctctctcttcgccaatcgcattgggtaaaacaataaaacgtaaGTTCAAgacttagtagggcatttaaacatcagtcttgcaagaaatcacatatctaaacaatatttaattatctctaacagtgttgtaattatttgtgtgcaaaactgcatgtggaacacaacacatttcaatttcgcgacagatatttccctcagtgtaaaggttagcttagcggttagcttccttttctctgaggggaaaatctaccgccattttaaTCCGTACACGTAgggtacggataccaacacaggacaaacgtaatctcattgtgaacctctcgaaaccactgaatgtggtagcaactgtctcgtttgactgtcacaagcaggggaggtggcctaAATTAGGGGGcgctaataatcttagcagtattggcacctacttaaaagcgtttttatctaaaaacatattttctgtcaaagtcaagcaagtcttggacattaatctacacatatttgactcatgaaaatgttgatttgagtgagtaaagtacttctatttatttacagttagctaaggtTTCTAATATTGTGTTTACAAGTGGCCGGAACTAGGGCTACATACGCTATATGTGTAATGAGTCAGccattttgaataatttttgCGATACAGCTAGAGTAGAGCTGTTACTAGATATGTTCGAAGTTgtgaaaatattgatatttgaaATCCTTATGTAAGACGATGCTTTTTATCGTA
This genomic interval carries:
- the si:dkeyp-69b9.3 gene encoding myocardin; the encoded protein is MPQSSCGDSTMDGDLLLRQSKKWFCFHGLHTKLWKKCFRNLSGPERNTKNIRPPSFLFHLPTMTLLASERSLLIRSKFRSVLQLRIQNRRQQKELNADSVGVTASSPDKVGDKEANGLTHQTEDGATLKSPPSGLAAETAQDRTSRVAQRQKKARLTEDAPEKVQKVPGSLELLHNHIVPLDNTPVSFALPSDVFEDDVSSCASASPEQLGIHQSPGFSSSSPGLSSDQSLSDVSPVSTPVNHSPGSIQQQCSLALFPADGLGSVALTVNGANSTAMTGRPKGVFISSQTTPLLPKTAQPLTQPSHLALGGSLSSSRPPRPRKTRECKPKMRKLKYHQYIPPDQRVGSGGGANSSAQKSSSVQVPPIDPAHNHQLQQQQIFLQLQILNQQQQLTLATSSENQIVGFSGSVPGCPQPIAPATNPTLQETSPTHKPELLPPNLDDLTVSELRQQLRKRGLPVSGTKPALLERLRPFQMPRHQLSPTPLCPMSCPLLSPTPLCQMEGTLDPSHPPSLGISCADASSSPSHLFVQPTVLGEPGVTGVTYLTSPASSAGSSPNLPAPSPPLSSGTLWRSEQAAEELSVELEMRERIRSRPRGEKALEKIKQQCGGSLHPFLQQDPGSKGKADTERQEILLTQQVFSCQPCDSIGQDFELPVQITASPEQASSPAGRSLEELLQEAIQKVQMDPSESIDDILEDPVSCSDNAPNNLDVQTSDMIVVLTSSSPQPPTERSSKDEDRILSASPLCSSLLLELPQSPVSVCNSALPRPLPPPMCSTPPFRAASRKRRSVAPAFDAADWLESLSCGLQPLTPPAAPFLESDFGLDSDLSVNRVLDLIVEQW